Below is a window of Sciurus carolinensis chromosome 6, mSciCar1.2, whole genome shotgun sequence DNA.
cttgtgcttgcaaggcaagcactctaccgactgagctatctccccagccccctattaccctatttaaatgtatgattacacaaatggtacgcctctacttcatgtacagagaaacaagatgtaacccatttgtttacaataaaaataatttttttaaaaaagggagagagagaaagccagggCCACCTGCTCACACCCCCAGACAAAGGCCACGCTGCTCACTATTCACCCACGCTGCCCAGGCCCCAGACAACTCAACAGAAGGCTAAACTCTGGTCCATCTTCTCACTTCCTCTTCTTTGCAGAATATAATTTTTCCTCCAGCGGGATTGGAATACCTTCACACTCTTTTGACTTCCTGGGTCAGAGGGAGTTTTACATATGATCTGATCACACCAACGTCTCGAGATAAGTGCTCCCTTATGCTTTCAATAGTTGTTGGTGCATAAAAATTCACCAAGAAATACCCGCCTTTCCTGTGCTGCTGACTGTGGGCGGAGAGCTTACAAGACAGCGCTTGCTCACCCAGGCTCTGCAAGTTCCTCACTGTGGCTCCTCTGTCCATCGGGGCTTCTATTGTTTGTTTCAAAGCAGCTGCAGTCTCTGGCCACTGCCTGGCTTTCATGATCAAAGCCAGCTCCTAAGGGGCCTGAACGCTAGGTGTGCAGCGCTAGGTGTGCGGCTCCAGACCCAGCTGGGCCCCTGGATGGGGAGGGGCGGGGACCTGGAGGGAATCTGGAGTGGAAGTGCGGGCACTTGGGCCCAAGGACTCCCAGGTGGGCGGCGAACGCACTGAGGACTGGTTTTAACTACAGAATTTGTAACAAAGAAGTAATAGAGGAAAAAGTGAAGAAGGAGGGTTCTAATTTATGTCCTGGGGTTTTCTACTTTTTGGATAAATATTCCTTTCATAACTCCAAAGTACACATTTAAAATGAGGGGGGGAGGCAACTtaaaatggaaccaccagttatcccactccttgacataTACggaaaggacataaaatcagcatactacagtgacaagcccacatcaatgttcatagcagctaaattcacaataactgagctatggaaccaacctaggtgcccttccacatatgaatggataaagaaaatctggtacatacacacaatggaatattattcagtcataaagaagaatgaaattatggcatctaccattaaaaggatggaactggagactataatgtttagtgaaataagctaatccccaaaatatcaaagacagaatgttctctctgatatgcgcaCAGATGCTGCCTCACAattggagagggagaaggaggagtgggggaatggggtgaagggagaggaagatggGAATGAGagaggcagtagaatgaatcggacataactttgcTGTGTTGATATATGAGTACACGttcagtgtaacttcacatcatgtacaaccacactGATTGGAGACCCTGTCTTTATCATAtactaaatatgcatatatttgatTTGATATTCCCTTCATCTGACTTGTCTGTCTAGTCTTAATTTGTACCTAaaagtttccttcctttcttcttactTTTATGTAATAGAAAACAGGCTCTTTTCTTTCAcactttcttctgttcttctgttttgacaaatgaatgacatgaatgctttttttaaaaatgttgcatATGATtacaatattatggcatttgcaaataaatggatagaattggagaatatcatgctaagtgaaataagccaatccccaaaaaaccaaaggccaaatgttttccctgataagtggatgatgatatataatgggggtggggggtgagagaagagtggaggaactttagattatgtagagggaaatgagagggaggggggtatgaaaaatggtggaatgagacagacatcatgatcctatgtacatgtatgattacacaaatggtgtgaatctacattgtgcacaaccacagaaattaaatgatgcaccccatttgtgtacaatgaatcaaaatgcagtctgtaaaaaataaaaaataaataaataatttaatttaaaaaaatgttgcatATGTTGTAACCAGTCTTTTGGTCGTcatctttgttctctttaaggTTTTTCTAATATGTGATTATTTCATTTGCTAAAAGcagatattttccttctttccaattcttatgcttctaattgtttttgttgttgtttttctgaaCTGACACTATCTTGGCATTCCAACACAATATTAAATTGtggcaaaagtaacaaaaataaaaataaaataataaaataaaatagggaggGCATGTATTCCTAAAGATCCTCGTCATTTCATCTAGAGCACCTACTACTCAAGGTGAAGTTTTAAAGCATGCATGACAGATTAGTACTCATTGCTACTGGACGAACTGGTCAAAAGGAAGTCGTATTCATGGAGTCAAACACTTCAGAGTACAATATTTTTTCCCCAGTCAAGAACCAAAATCAAAGGAattaagcaaatgaaattaaCCCTTTTAAAGATTTGTATGTTCTGTTAACTTTCCTTGGAGATAGaagtcttaaaacaaaaataattttttgcttcATAAATTAATTATTAGCTTAAGAGAGTAAAGATTATCACACAAAAAATACACTTCTACCAAATGTTATGGGCTGCTCAAGATATTCTACTTCTATATTGAAGTCTAAGGCAGGATGAAGTTTGAGGCTTTCAAAAGGATTCGATTTATTTTTAGATCATGGGTTTTTtccagaataaatatttatgagataAGTTCCCAATATCTTGCCATGAGCAAATGCCTCCTGCCTTATATCTATCCTCATCTGGAGTTGCTAATCAGAGAATTAACAAAGTGATTGCCTGCcaaaactgtgaaataaaaagggccaagTAAAGCACCCTTTAAAACACTTTCACAAACTCTTCATTGCAACTCGTTCTATAGGTCGATTTTCTGGGACTCTTCAAAAGTGAAtgccatacaaaacaaaaacacacattgaaaaacaaagggggagagaaagaaaaagaaaggaaggaaaaagggaagaaaaattgtATCAACCATTATAatggatacattttttaaaatctcacttTACTACATGTTGGCCAGGAGGAACCAGAATTCTCTCATACAGctagtgaaaatgtaaaatgataaattttagacaatagttttcagtttcttaaatGTTAAACATATACCTACTAAATGATTAAGTTATTCccatcttaaaatatatttaagataaaCAGCATAGTCTATAGAAGGACTTGCACACAAATATTCACAGCAACATTATTTGTAAAAGTCAAAAAAATAGATACAACCCAAGTCTATCAACAAGCAAATAGACAAATTACAATACATCCACAAGATAGAATGCAGCCCAGTAAGTAAAGAATGGACTACTGATACAGAGGAGACCATGTGGGATTGCAGAATAATCATGTTGAAGAAAAGGAACCAGGAACAAAATACTACATTCTATGCAATTCCTTTTTTACAAAAGTCTATAGAGACAAAGATCACTAGAGACATGTAGTTTGAGGGTGTTGGAAGAGGGGCAGAAAGTTCTGAAAGGAAAGATTAGAGAAGGTCATAAGGAAAACTTAGGGGTGATGTATGTGTTTGcttgatggtggtgatagttTCACACTGTATG
It encodes the following:
- the LOC124986598 gene encoding 28S ribosomal protein S6, mitochondrial-like, whose amino-acid sequence is MKARQWPETAAALKQTIEAPMDRGATVRNLQSLGEQALSCKLSAHSQQHRKGGYFLVNFYAPTTIESIREHLSRDVGVIRSYVKLPLTQEVKRV